The Candidatus Tumulicola sp. genome has a window encoding:
- a CDS encoding penicillin acylase family protein gives MSITILKHRSALFRAFGLTVAAALLALAAFAAYAVRSPLPKTDGTLRVGGLRAEVVIRRDERGIPHISARSDYDAYFAEGFACAQDRLWQMDTLRRRAEGTLSEIVGPVTVELDRYVQTLGLAASSRADYARLGPRARALLVAYAAGVNAAALTHPLPLEFRLLGYRPAPWSPIDSIAVGKLMAQRLDDQWYIPKLRAALRERLGDAAADALTDEQVPALEEYIPGFGPGKAAKIPNFVRNATFSGAKAPALQALASFSGEDFWREPDAGSNNWVVGPGRTTTGKPVLSNDTHLAHSLPSTWWIAQVQAPGLDVEGFTIPGVPGIVVGHNERIAFGVTSSVENVQDLFVERFRSATSDEYFSNGRWRKAEHRVERIAIKGRPAVDLDVLVTRHGPIVERDGSRALALSWTILQNGGESDTVDRLDRASNWREFRAALSHWVGPNLNFGYADVDGHIGYQDAGAVPVRASGVGFYPVEGQDDRFAWRGYVPFEKLPNTIDPPGGVVATANQQLAAGAFGQTLSTFWESPYRVHRIVELLRGAPRMSPLQVGAVQSDVYDRARARLALETARLLSASSDPALRRVGAQLQAWDGRVTATSRAPTFLYEQERWLTDDLLAGKLSSGTFETYTKYFHAIIVLERALDGDRRLAKAGITRESVRSALVRAAAKAAHTLHADGSRGIEALQAWGERNAARYDHPLAQSWLLNLVLSARPQAQPGDVFAVYAGRPAFGPSQRLVVDLANWDDSSMLLTLGESGHFSDEHYLDQLADFTAVRWAPTPFTPHAVAAATQHTLHLLPP, from the coding sequence ATGTCGATCACGATACTTAAACACCGTTCGGCGCTGTTTCGCGCTTTCGGCTTGACGGTCGCCGCCGCGTTGCTTGCGCTCGCGGCGTTCGCCGCCTACGCCGTGCGCTCGCCGCTGCCGAAGACCGATGGCACGCTGCGCGTCGGCGGCTTGCGCGCCGAGGTGGTCATCCGTCGTGACGAACGCGGGATCCCGCACATCTCGGCGCGCTCGGACTACGATGCCTACTTCGCGGAGGGCTTTGCGTGCGCGCAAGATCGGCTCTGGCAGATGGACACGCTGCGACGCCGGGCTGAGGGCACGCTTTCCGAAATCGTCGGACCGGTCACGGTCGAGCTCGATCGCTACGTGCAAACGCTCGGTTTGGCGGCGTCCTCGCGCGCAGACTATGCGCGCTTGGGACCGCGCGCTCGCGCGCTGCTCGTCGCGTATGCCGCCGGCGTCAACGCGGCCGCGCTGACGCATCCGCTGCCCCTCGAGTTCCGGCTGCTCGGCTATCGCCCCGCGCCGTGGAGCCCGATCGACAGCATCGCCGTCGGCAAACTCATGGCGCAGCGCCTCGACGATCAATGGTACATCCCCAAACTTCGAGCGGCGCTGCGCGAGCGGCTTGGCGACGCGGCTGCCGATGCGCTCACGGACGAGCAGGTGCCCGCGCTGGAGGAATACATCCCCGGGTTTGGGCCGGGTAAGGCGGCAAAGATTCCGAACTTCGTTCGGAACGCTACATTTTCCGGAGCTAAAGCTCCGGCACTACAAGCGCTCGCGTCGTTTTCGGGTGAAGATTTTTGGCGAGAGCCGGACGCCGGCTCGAACAACTGGGTAGTAGGACCGGGCCGCACCACGACCGGCAAACCGGTGCTGTCCAACGACACGCATCTCGCACACTCGCTGCCGAGCACGTGGTGGATCGCGCAAGTCCAAGCACCGGGGCTCGACGTCGAAGGCTTCACGATTCCCGGCGTGCCCGGCATCGTGGTGGGCCACAACGAGCGCATCGCGTTCGGCGTCACCAGCTCGGTGGAGAACGTTCAGGATCTCTTCGTCGAGCGCTTCCGCTCGGCGACGTCCGACGAATACTTTAGCAACGGCAGGTGGCGCAAGGCGGAACATCGCGTCGAACGCATCGCGATCAAGGGCCGCCCGGCAGTCGACTTGGACGTGCTGGTGACGCGCCATGGCCCGATCGTAGAGCGCGACGGCTCGCGCGCGCTGGCGCTTTCGTGGACGATTCTTCAAAACGGCGGCGAGAGCGACACGGTGGATCGGCTCGATCGTGCCTCCAACTGGCGGGAATTTCGGGCAGCGCTTTCCCATTGGGTCGGCCCGAACCTCAATTTCGGCTACGCGGACGTCGACGGCCACATCGGATATCAGGACGCCGGAGCGGTGCCGGTGCGCGCGAGCGGCGTCGGGTTTTATCCGGTGGAGGGTCAGGACGATCGGTTCGCGTGGCGCGGCTACGTGCCGTTTGAAAAGCTTCCAAACACTATCGATCCGCCGGGCGGCGTTGTGGCGACGGCCAACCAGCAGTTGGCGGCGGGAGCATTCGGACAGACGCTCTCGACCTTTTGGGAATCGCCGTACCGCGTGCACCGGATCGTCGAACTGCTGCGCGGCGCGCCGCGCATGAGCCCGCTGCAAGTCGGCGCGGTGCAGTCGGACGTCTACGATCGCGCGCGTGCCCGGCTCGCGCTCGAAACGGCGCGCTTGCTGTCGGCGTCGAGCGACCCGGCGCTGCGCCGCGTCGGCGCTCAATTGCAGGCGTGGGATGGGCGCGTGACGGCGACCTCTCGAGCGCCGACCTTCCTTTATGAACAAGAACGTTGGCTGACAGACGACCTGCTGGCCGGCAAACTGTCCAGCGGCACGTTCGAGACCTATACGAAGTACTTTCACGCGATCATCGTGCTCGAGCGGGCGCTCGACGGTGATCGGCGATTGGCCAAGGCCGGGATCACGCGGGAGAGCGTGCGAAGCGCGCTGGTGCGGGCAGCCGCGAAGGCGGCTCACACGCTGCACGCCGACGGTTCGCGCGGCATCGAGGCGCTTCAGGCTTGGGGCGAGCGCAACGCGGCTCGTTACGATCACCCGCTCGCGCAGTCGTGGCTGCTCAACCTCGTGCTCAGCGCGCGTCCGCAAGCACAGCCCGGCGACGTGTTCGCGGTCTACGCTGGCCGCCCGGCCTTCGGACCGTCACAACGGCTGGTCGTGGACTTGGCGAACTGGGATGATTCGTCCATGCTGCTCACGCTCGGGGAGTCAGGCCACTTCAGCGACGAGCACTATCTCGACCAACTGGCCGACTTCACGGCCGTGCGCTGGGCGCCGACCCCATTCACGCCGCATGCCGTAGCGGCGGCGACGCAGCACACCCTTCACCTCTTGCCGCCATAA
- a CDS encoding GNAT family N-acetyltransferase, translating into MTDARLRLAKDGDAATIYDIVADAGQLSSGAPSSLDDLVQFLRGEHGGAFVATAGGADAGVALFARQGEVFWLVRLAVRERFRKRGIGAALVAAVEARARAEERTAVFVQAIKADAVIQYFEGLGYDIDREEPDVARGEPVVMVDLIKLL; encoded by the coding sequence ATGACCGATGCGCGATTGCGCCTCGCGAAGGACGGCGACGCGGCGACGATCTACGATATCGTGGCGGATGCGGGGCAACTGTCGTCCGGAGCCCCAAGCTCGCTGGACGATCTCGTCCAGTTCTTGCGCGGTGAGCATGGCGGCGCGTTCGTCGCGACCGCGGGTGGCGCCGACGCAGGGGTGGCGCTGTTCGCGCGCCAGGGTGAAGTGTTCTGGCTCGTGCGGCTCGCGGTGCGAGAGCGATTTCGAAAGCGCGGGATCGGTGCGGCGTTGGTCGCCGCCGTCGAGGCGCGCGCGCGCGCCGAAGAGCGCACGGCGGTGTTCGTGCAGGCGATAAAAGCAGACGCCGTCATCCAGTATTTCGAGGGCCTCGGCTATGACATCGATCGCGAAGAACCCGATGTCGCTCGCGGCGAGCCCGTCGTGATGGTCGACCTCATCAAACTTCTCTGA